Proteins from a genomic interval of Ralstonia wenshanensis:
- a CDS encoding AzlC family ABC transporter permease — MALVRWAAALQRRWEAIDPAERAGFFAGVRAYMPSMPPVLAWGLVTGVAMSKSVLTIPQAIGMTIFVYAGSSQLAVLPLLAAGLPIWTALLTAFIVNVRFIIFSAGLMQHFGHLPFMRRVVLGVFNGDLPFVLFTQQYPSAAPQAGKEGYYWGMVLLSFVGWQVSSILGIVAASLFPDAWGLALAGTLALIPVMVSTIRSRATLMAVAVAAVLALVAFKLPYRLSLVIAVTGAMAAGLAADEAAARLQWQRRRAAQAATDEGEA, encoded by the coding sequence ATGGCGCTAGTTCGCTGGGCGGCTGCGTTGCAGCGCCGCTGGGAGGCCATCGATCCGGCCGAACGTGCGGGCTTCTTTGCCGGCGTGCGTGCCTACATGCCGTCGATGCCGCCGGTGCTGGCCTGGGGGCTGGTAACGGGCGTGGCGATGAGCAAGTCGGTGCTGACCATCCCGCAGGCCATCGGCATGACGATCTTCGTGTATGCGGGGTCGTCGCAGTTGGCAGTGCTACCGCTGCTGGCGGCGGGGTTGCCGATCTGGACGGCACTGCTGACGGCGTTCATCGTGAACGTGCGCTTCATTATCTTCAGTGCCGGGCTGATGCAGCATTTCGGGCATCTGCCGTTCATGCGGCGTGTGGTTCTGGGTGTGTTCAACGGCGATCTGCCGTTCGTGCTGTTCACCCAGCAGTACCCCTCGGCCGCGCCGCAGGCGGGCAAGGAGGGCTATTACTGGGGCATGGTCCTGCTGAGCTTCGTGGGCTGGCAGGTGTCGTCCATCCTTGGCATCGTCGCGGCGAGCCTGTTTCCTGACGCGTGGGGCTTGGCGCTGGCCGGGACGCTCGCGCTGATTCCTGTCATGGTGTCAACCATTCGTAGCCGTGCCACCCTCATGGCGGTGGCCGTGGCGGCGGTGCTGGCGCTGGTTGCCTTCAAGTTGCCGTATCGATTGAGCCTCGTGATTGCCGTGACCGGTGCCATGGCCGCCGGCCTTGCCGCCGACGAGGCTGCAGCGCGCCTGCAGTGGCAGCGCCGACGGGCCGCACAGGCGGCAACTGACGAGGGCGAAGCATGA
- the waaF gene encoding lipopolysaccharide heptosyltransferase II — MMRKILVVAPNWIGDALMAQPLFAQLKARHPRAQIHAIAPKWVAPVLARMPEIARVLPTELAHGKLQLGSRTMFAQQLKGETFDAAYVLPNSFKSALIPWLAGIPLRIGYKGESRLGVLNVRYPNPPKNARPPMVQHYAALAFKPHAKLPDTLPDPKLDIDVQRVAATSAKFGIPGNARLIAFCPGAEYGPAKRWPAEHFAELAQMLRRSFPYAQIVALGSGKDRDMANAIVQRASFVRNLCGETSLDEAIELLARAEAAICNDSGLMHVTAALGRPQVAVFGSSDPRHTPPLSPAASIMWLHLECSPCFARECPLGHLRCLRDIGPEMVFHELRRLLQPQ; from the coding sequence ATGATGCGCAAGATTCTCGTCGTCGCCCCCAACTGGATCGGTGATGCGCTGATGGCGCAGCCGCTGTTCGCGCAACTCAAGGCGCGGCACCCGCGCGCGCAGATCCACGCGATTGCCCCGAAATGGGTGGCTCCCGTGCTCGCGCGCATGCCGGAGATCGCGCGCGTGCTGCCCACCGAGCTCGCCCATGGCAAGCTGCAGCTCGGTAGCCGCACGATGTTCGCCCAGCAGCTCAAGGGCGAAACCTTTGACGCAGCGTACGTGCTGCCGAACTCGTTCAAGAGCGCGCTGATCCCGTGGCTGGCCGGCATTCCGCTGCGCATCGGCTACAAGGGCGAGTCGCGCCTGGGCGTGCTGAACGTGCGCTACCCGAATCCGCCCAAGAACGCGCGTCCGCCGATGGTGCAGCACTACGCGGCGCTGGCTTTCAAGCCGCATGCCAAGCTGCCCGACACCCTGCCCGACCCAAAGCTCGACATTGATGTGCAGCGCGTGGCCGCCACCTCGGCCAAGTTCGGCATTCCGGGCAACGCGCGGCTGATCGCCTTCTGCCCCGGCGCAGAATACGGCCCCGCCAAGCGCTGGCCTGCCGAGCACTTCGCAGAGCTGGCCCAGATGCTGCGCCGCTCGTTCCCCTATGCGCAGATCGTCGCGCTCGGTTCGGGCAAGGACCGCGACATGGCCAATGCCATCGTCCAGCGTGCGTCGTTCGTGCGCAACCTGTGCGGCGAGACCTCGCTGGACGAGGCCATCGAGCTGCTCGCCCGCGCCGAAGCCGCCATCTGCAACGACTCCGGCCTGATGCACGTGACGGCTGCCCTGGGACGCCCGCAGGTGGCCGTGTTCGGCTCCAGCGACCCCCGCCACACGCCGCCGCTGTCGCCCGCTGCGAGTATCATGTGGCTCCATCTGGAGTGCAGCCCGTGCTTCGCGCGCGAATGCCCGCTGGGCCACTTGCGCTGCCTGCGCGATATCGGCCCCGAGATGGTGTTTCACGAATTGCGCCGGCTGCTTCAGCCGCAGTAA
- the rarD gene encoding EamA family transporter RarD: MSGSNRNGAIFAFLAYTMWGLFPLYFKLLKAVSPVEILSHRVIWSLAVMVMILLVKRHWAWLWALRTQPRVVGRYAASTSLLAANWLTYIWAVNHDHVIDASLGYFINPLVVVMLALLVLGERLRPVQWVSVALAAAGVAWLTWQAGTLPWIALALAFSFGFYGLLRKTSPLGALEGLTLETLLLFPLALAYLGWLASQHQNAFLAASPGTQLLLALAGPLTALPLLLFGAGARRIPLSLLGLLQYVSPTLQLLLGVWLYNEPFAGPKVAGYVLIWAGLAVYSAEGWMRLRRRTPLPA, encoded by the coding sequence ATGTCGGGCTCCAATCGCAACGGCGCAATCTTCGCGTTTCTGGCCTACACCATGTGGGGCCTGTTTCCGCTGTACTTCAAGCTGCTCAAGGCGGTGTCGCCGGTGGAGATTCTCTCGCACCGGGTGATCTGGTCATTGGCGGTGATGGTGATGATCCTGCTCGTGAAGCGGCACTGGGCATGGCTGTGGGCGCTGCGCACGCAACCGCGTGTCGTGGGGCGCTATGCGGCCAGCACGAGCCTGTTGGCCGCCAACTGGCTGACCTACATCTGGGCTGTCAACCACGACCACGTGATCGATGCCAGCCTGGGCTACTTCATCAACCCGCTGGTGGTGGTGATGCTGGCGCTGCTGGTGCTCGGCGAGCGGCTGCGGCCCGTGCAGTGGGTGTCGGTAGCCCTGGCGGCGGCAGGCGTGGCGTGGCTGACCTGGCAGGCCGGCACGCTGCCGTGGATTGCTCTGGCGCTGGCGTTTTCGTTTGGGTTCTACGGCTTGCTGCGCAAGACTTCGCCGCTGGGTGCGCTAGAGGGGCTGACGCTCGAGACGCTGCTGCTGTTTCCGCTGGCGCTGGCCTACCTCGGCTGGCTGGCTTCGCAGCATCAGAATGCCTTCCTGGCCGCATCGCCGGGCACGCAGTTGCTGCTGGCGCTGGCCGGCCCGCTGACGGCACTGCCTCTGCTGCTGTTTGGCGCCGGCGCGCGGCGTATTCCGCTGTCGCTGTTGGGTTTGCTGCAATACGTGAGCCCGACGCTGCAGCTGCTGCTGGGCGTTTGGCTCTACAACGAGCCGTTTGCGGGCCCCAAGGTGGCCGGCTATGTGCTGATCTGGGCAGGTCTTGCTGTGTATTCAGCCGAAGGCTGGATGCGGCTGCGCCGTCGCACGCCGCTGCCGGCGTAG
- the fba gene encoding class II fructose-bisphosphate aldolase (catalyzes the reversible aldol condensation of dihydroxyacetonephosphate and glyceraldehyde 3-phosphate in the Calvin cycle, glycolysis, and/or gluconeogenesis), with the protein MPLVSMRQLLDHAAENGYGLPAFNVNNLEQVQAVMEAAKEAGAPVILQASAGARKYAGESFIKHLIQAAVEAYPEIPLVMHQDHGQSPAICQGAIDLGFGSVMMDGSLREDGKTPADFDYNVDVTRRVVEMAHKVGVTVEGELGCLGSLETGMAGEEDGHGAEGKLDHSSLLTDPEEAAQFVKATQLDALAIAIGTSHGAYKFTRKPTGDILAISRVKEIHARIPNTHLVMHGSSSVPQELLAIINQYGGKMKETYGVPVEEIQEAIKYGVRKINIDTDIRLAMTGAVRKFLAENPDKFDAREWLKPAREAAKQICKARYIQFGCEGQAGKIKPIGLSVMAQKYQSGDLAQVVQ; encoded by the coding sequence ATGCCACTCGTCTCGATGCGCCAACTGCTGGACCACGCCGCTGAAAACGGCTACGGCCTGCCGGCATTCAACGTGAACAACCTGGAGCAAGTCCAGGCTGTGATGGAAGCTGCCAAGGAAGCCGGCGCACCGGTCATCCTGCAGGCCAGCGCAGGCGCCCGCAAGTACGCCGGCGAATCGTTCATCAAGCACCTGATCCAGGCCGCTGTCGAGGCTTATCCGGAGATCCCGCTGGTCATGCACCAGGATCACGGCCAAAGCCCGGCCATCTGCCAGGGCGCCATCGACCTGGGCTTCGGCTCGGTCATGATGGATGGCTCGCTGCGCGAAGACGGCAAGACCCCGGCCGATTTCGACTACAACGTCGACGTCACCCGCCGCGTGGTCGAGATGGCCCACAAGGTTGGTGTGACCGTGGAAGGCGAACTCGGCTGCCTGGGCTCGCTTGAGACCGGAATGGCCGGTGAGGAAGATGGCCACGGCGCGGAAGGCAAGCTCGACCACTCGTCCCTGCTGACCGATCCGGAAGAGGCTGCCCAGTTCGTCAAGGCGACCCAACTGGACGCGCTGGCGATCGCCATCGGCACCAGCCACGGCGCCTACAAGTTCACGCGCAAGCCCACCGGCGACATCCTCGCCATCAGCCGCGTGAAGGAAATCCACGCGCGCATCCCGAACACCCACCTGGTGATGCACGGCTCGTCGAGCGTGCCGCAAGAACTGCTGGCCATCATCAACCAGTACGGCGGCAAGATGAAGGAAACCTACGGAGTGCCCGTCGAGGAAATCCAGGAAGCCATCAAGTACGGCGTGCGCAAGATCAACATCGACACCGACATCCGCCTGGCCATGACCGGCGCGGTGCGCAAGTTCCTGGCCGAAAACCCGGACAAGTTCGACGCCCGCGAATGGCTGAAGCCGGCGCGCGAAGCCGCCAAGCAAATCTGCAAGGCACGCTATATCCAGTTCGGCTGCGAAGGCCAGGCGGGCAAGATCAAGCCGATCGGCCTGTCGGTGATGGCGCAGAAGTACCAAAGCGGCGATCTCGCCCAAGTGGTGCAATAA
- a CDS encoding AzlD domain-containing protein: MSALEIWLVIAGMTVVTIVTRSLFLIVGNRMTLPVRIQHALRFAPAAALVAIVLPDLLLNHGHFDASWTNPRLMAGVAATAFYVATRRMLGMIFVGMGVFTVLRLWG; this comes from the coding sequence ATGAGCGCACTCGAAATCTGGCTGGTGATTGCCGGGATGACCGTGGTGACGATCGTCACACGTTCGCTGTTCCTGATCGTGGGCAACCGCATGACCCTGCCCGTGCGCATCCAGCACGCGCTGCGCTTTGCGCCGGCCGCGGCGCTCGTCGCCATCGTCCTGCCCGACCTGCTCTTGAATCACGGGCACTTTGACGCGAGCTGGACCAACCCGCGCCTGATGGCCGGCGTTGCCGCCACCGCGTTCTATGTGGCCACGCGGCGCATGCTCGGCATGATCTTCGTCGGCATGGGCGTCTTTACCGTGCTGCGTCTCTGGGGATGA
- a CDS encoding phosphoglycerate kinase, which yields MPHVLRLSDLISEGKLAGKRVFIRADLNVPQDDAGNITEDTRIRASVPAIKAALDAGAAVMVTSHLGRPTEGEFKPEDSLAPVAKRLSELLGRDVKLVQNWVDGVDVAPGEVVLLENCRVNKGEKKNSDELAQKMAKLCDVYVNDAFGTAHRAEATTHGIAKFAPVACAGPLLAAELDALGKALGQPARPLVAIVAGSKVSTKLTILKSLADKVDNLIVGGGIANTFMLAAGLKIGKSLAEADLVGDAKAIIEMLAARGASVPIPVDVVCAKEFSATAAATVKDVADVADDDMILDIGPKTAAQLAEQLKTAGTIVWNGPVGVFEFDQFGNGTKVLAEAIAASSGFSIAGGGDTLAAIAKYNIADKVGYISTGGGAFLEFLEGKTLPAVEILEQRAQNQAAVA from the coding sequence ATGCCTCACGTCCTGCGTCTGTCCGATCTCATCTCCGAAGGAAAGCTTGCCGGTAAGCGCGTGTTCATCCGCGCCGACCTCAACGTGCCGCAAGACGATGCCGGCAACATCACCGAAGACACGCGCATCCGCGCTTCCGTGCCGGCCATCAAAGCCGCGTTGGACGCCGGTGCCGCTGTCATGGTCACCTCGCACCTGGGCCGTCCGACCGAGGGCGAATTCAAGCCCGAAGATTCGCTGGCACCGGTTGCCAAGCGCCTGTCCGAGCTGCTGGGCCGTGACGTGAAACTCGTCCAGAACTGGGTGGATGGCGTGGATGTCGCGCCCGGCGAGGTCGTGCTCCTGGAAAACTGCCGCGTGAACAAGGGCGAGAAGAAGAACAGCGACGAACTGGCCCAAAAGATGGCCAAGCTGTGCGACGTCTACGTCAACGACGCCTTCGGCACTGCCCACCGCGCGGAAGCCACCACCCACGGTATCGCCAAGTTCGCGCCCGTCGCCTGCGCCGGTCCGCTGCTGGCTGCCGAACTGGATGCGCTGGGCAAGGCGCTGGGCCAGCCGGCCCGCCCGCTGGTGGCCATCGTGGCCGGGTCGAAGGTGTCGACCAAGCTGACCATCCTGAAGTCGCTGGCCGACAAGGTGGACAACCTGATCGTCGGCGGCGGCATTGCCAACACGTTCATGCTGGCTGCCGGCCTGAAGATCGGCAAATCGCTGGCGGAAGCAGACTTGGTGGGCGATGCAAAGGCCATCATTGAGATGCTGGCGGCACGTGGCGCGTCTGTGCCCATCCCGGTCGACGTGGTGTGCGCCAAGGAATTCAGCGCCACCGCGGCCGCCACCGTCAAGGATGTGGCGGATGTGGCGGACGACGACATGATCCTCGACATCGGCCCGAAGACGGCCGCACAACTGGCCGAACAACTGAAGACCGCCGGCACCATCGTGTGGAACGGCCCGGTCGGCGTGTTTGAATTCGACCAGTTCGGTAACGGCACCAAGGTGCTGGCCGAGGCGATTGCTGCCTCGTCGGGTTTCTCGATTGCGGGCGGCGGCGACACGCTGGCTGCCATCGCCAAGTACAACATCGCCGACAAGGTGGGCTACATCTCCACCGGCGGCGGTGCATTCCTCGAATTCCTGGAAGGCAAGACGCTGCCGGCCGTCGAAATCCTGGAACAACGCGCGCAGAACCAGGCCGCTGTCGCCTGA
- a CDS encoding zinc-finger domain-containing protein has protein sequence MTTQTAPTIEVGADDLPLHCPTAKTPAWNYHPRVFLDIADTGEAKCPYCGTVYKLAPGVELKGHH, from the coding sequence ATGACCACGCAAACCGCACCCACGATCGAAGTCGGCGCAGACGACCTGCCGCTGCATTGCCCGACCGCCAAGACGCCGGCCTGGAACTACCACCCGCGCGTGTTTCTCGACATCGCCGACACCGGCGAGGCCAAGTGCCCGTACTGCGGCACCGTCTACAAGCTGGCCCCCGGCGTTGAACTGAAGGGCCACCATTGA
- a CDS encoding YybH family protein, which yields MPRFARLFEAAEDILEAYRDALKRRDADGALKLWLDEDSVSFILPDGQRLHGHEQLRGCLDALVEKNPVWIECLSQQVHSSLGVSIFEATEALRFSATATEADLYVHTTYVLMQNHEGWRIAHVHSSQAAEERVAASIASVTHSLH from the coding sequence ATGCCACGATTTGCCCGCCTGTTCGAAGCCGCCGAGGACATCCTCGAAGCCTATCGCGATGCGCTCAAGCGCCGCGATGCCGACGGCGCGCTCAAGCTGTGGCTCGATGAAGATTCGGTGAGCTTCATCCTGCCCGACGGCCAGCGCCTGCACGGCCACGAGCAGCTGCGCGGCTGCCTCGATGCGCTGGTCGAGAAGAATCCGGTCTGGATCGAATGCCTCTCGCAGCAGGTGCATTCGTCGCTGGGCGTATCCATCTTCGAAGCCACGGAAGCGCTGCGCTTCTCGGCCACCGCCACCGAGGCCGACCTGTACGTGCACACCACCTACGTGCTGATGCAGAACCACGAAGGCTGGCGCATCGCCCACGTGCATTCCAGCCAGGCCGCCGAAGAACGCGTGGCCGCTTCCATCGCCAGCGTCACGCACTCTCTGCACTAA
- the purE gene encoding 5-(carboxyamino)imidazole ribonucleotide mutase: MTAQQSAPLVGVVMGSSSDWEVMRHAVDMLTQFGIPFEAQVVSAHRMPDDMFRYAEGARGRGLRAIIAGAGGAAHLPGMIAAKTIVPVFGVPVPSKYLRGEDSLLSIVQMPKGIPVSTFAIGEAGAANAALAAIATIATTDSALADKLEAFRAQQTEVARGMTLPVHGA; this comes from the coding sequence ATGACCGCACAGCAATCCGCTCCGCTCGTTGGCGTGGTGATGGGCTCCAGTTCCGACTGGGAAGTGATGCGCCACGCCGTCGACATGCTCACGCAGTTCGGCATTCCGTTCGAGGCGCAGGTCGTCTCGGCGCACCGCATGCCGGACGACATGTTCCGCTACGCCGAAGGCGCACGTGGTCGGGGTTTGCGCGCCATCATCGCCGGTGCTGGTGGGGCGGCGCATCTGCCGGGCATGATCGCCGCCAAGACGATCGTGCCGGTGTTCGGCGTGCCGGTGCCGTCCAAGTACCTGCGCGGCGAAGACTCGCTGCTCTCCATCGTGCAGATGCCCAAGGGCATTCCGGTGTCGACGTTCGCGATTGGCGAGGCCGGTGCGGCCAACGCAGCGCTGGCTGCCATCGCGACCATCGCCACCACCGACTCGGCCCTTGCCGACAAGCTCGAAGCCTTCCGCGCCCAGCAGACCGAAGTCGCGCGCGGCATGACGCTCCCCGTGCATGGCGCTTAA
- a CDS encoding phosphoribosylaminoimidazolesuccinocarboxamide synthase: protein MSATPSSSALYESSITSLPLLGRGKVRENYAVGDDKLLMVTTDRLSAFDVILGQPIPDKGRVLAQMSDFWFNKLRHIVPTHETGIAPETVVAPNEVDQVRGRAIVVKRLKPILVEAVVRGYLAGSGWKDYQATGAVCGVHLAPGLQNAQKLPEPIFTPAAKAEMGEHDENISFDEVERRIGPDLAAQIRDVSIRLYKEASDFAATRGIIIADTKFEFGLDENGTLTLMDEALTADSSRFWPADSYQVGTNPPSFDKQFVRDWLEAVRIDGKPWPKTAPAPQLPADVIEKTADKYREALTRLTGESLR, encoded by the coding sequence GTGTCCGCCACCCCTTCATCCTCCGCCCTTTACGAATCGTCGATCACCAGCCTGCCGTTGCTCGGCCGTGGCAAGGTGCGCGAGAACTACGCTGTCGGCGACGACAAGCTGCTGATGGTCACCACCGACCGCCTCTCGGCGTTTGACGTGATTCTCGGCCAGCCGATTCCGGACAAGGGCCGTGTGCTCGCGCAGATGTCGGACTTCTGGTTCAACAAGCTGCGCCACATCGTGCCGACGCACGAGACGGGCATCGCCCCGGAAACCGTGGTGGCCCCCAATGAAGTCGACCAGGTGCGCGGCCGCGCGATCGTGGTCAAGCGCCTGAAGCCGATCCTGGTGGAAGCCGTGGTGCGCGGCTACCTGGCCGGCAGCGGCTGGAAGGATTACCAAGCGACCGGCGCCGTCTGCGGCGTGCATCTGGCCCCAGGCCTGCAGAACGCGCAAAAGCTGCCCGAGCCGATCTTCACCCCCGCCGCCAAGGCGGAGATGGGCGAGCACGACGAGAACATCTCCTTCGATGAAGTCGAGCGCCGCATCGGCCCGGACCTCGCCGCGCAGATCCGCGACGTGAGCATCCGCCTGTACAAGGAAGCCTCCGACTTTGCCGCCACGCGCGGCATCATCATTGCCGACACCAAGTTCGAGTTTGGCCTGGACGAAAACGGCACGCTCACGCTGATGGACGAGGCGCTCACCGCAGACTCGTCGCGCTTCTGGCCGGCCGATTCGTACCAGGTCGGCACGAACCCGCCGTCGTTCGACAAGCAGTTCGTGCGCGATTGGCTCGAAGCCGTGCGCATTGATGGCAAGCCGTGGCCGAAGACTGCGCCGGCACCGCAACTGCCCGCCGACGTGATCGAAAAAACCGCCGACAAGTACCGCGAGGCGCTGACCCGCCTGACCGGCGAGTCCCTGCGTTAA
- the pyk gene encoding pyruvate kinase: MTRATKIVATLGPASSTQEVLTRMIAAGVDVVRLNFSHGAAQDHIDRAQLVREVARSVGREVAIMADLQGPKIRVGKFENGKITLEPGDRFTLDARCELGNQERVGLDYKELPRDVGPGDLLLLNDGLIVLQVERVVGEEIETIVKIGGDLSNNKGINRQGGGLSAPALTAKDMDDIKTAMALGADYVAVSFPKNATDMEMARQLAAVAGAPHNHKTRMIAKIERAEAIRPGVLEEILAASDGIMVARGDLAVEVGNAAVPALQKRMIKLARENNKLAITATQMMESMIVNPVPTRAEVSDVANAVLDGTDAVMLSAETAAGRYPVETIEAMAAICVEAEKSQSVHLDADFLDQTFSRIDQSIAMGALFTAHHLQVKAIAALTDSGATALWMSRHGINIPIYAMTPNVASQRKMALYRNVQSLPLANSADRDEALHQAEELLVARGVVQRGDFIVLTVGEPMGQAGGTNTLKIVRVGMH; encoded by the coding sequence ATGACCCGCGCTACCAAGATCGTCGCAACGCTCGGCCCTGCGTCCAGCACGCAGGAAGTCCTGACCCGCATGATCGCCGCGGGGGTGGATGTGGTGCGGCTGAACTTCTCGCACGGCGCGGCGCAAGATCACATCGATCGGGCGCAACTCGTGCGTGAAGTGGCGCGCTCGGTGGGCCGCGAGGTGGCCATCATGGCCGACCTGCAAGGTCCAAAGATCCGCGTCGGCAAGTTCGAGAATGGCAAGATCACGCTCGAACCGGGCGATCGCTTCACGCTTGATGCCCGCTGCGAGCTGGGCAACCAGGAGCGCGTCGGCCTCGACTACAAGGAACTGCCGCGCGACGTGGGCCCGGGCGATCTGCTGCTGCTCAACGACGGCCTGATCGTTCTGCAAGTCGAGCGCGTGGTGGGTGAAGAGATCGAGACCATCGTCAAGATCGGCGGCGATCTGTCCAACAACAAGGGCATCAACCGCCAGGGCGGCGGGCTGTCGGCGCCGGCGCTGACCGCCAAGGACATGGACGACATCAAGACCGCGATGGCGCTCGGCGCGGATTACGTTGCGGTCAGCTTCCCAAAGAACGCGACCGACATGGAAATGGCGCGTCAACTGGCCGCCGTGGCCGGCGCGCCGCATAACCACAAGACCCGCATGATCGCCAAGATCGAGCGCGCCGAGGCCATCCGCCCGGGCGTGCTCGAAGAGATCCTGGCTGCGTCCGACGGGATCATGGTCGCGCGTGGCGACTTGGCGGTGGAAGTCGGCAACGCTGCCGTGCCGGCGCTGCAGAAGCGCATGATCAAGCTGGCCCGCGAAAACAACAAGCTGGCCATCACCGCCACACAGATGATGGAATCGATGATCGTCAACCCGGTGCCGACGCGCGCCGAGGTGTCGGACGTCGCCAACGCCGTGCTGGATGGCACCGATGCGGTGATGTTGTCGGCGGAAACCGCTGCTGGCCGCTACCCGGTCGAGACCATCGAGGCCATGGCTGCCATTTGCGTGGAAGCCGAGAAGTCGCAATCCGTGCATCTGGACGCCGACTTCCTCGACCAGACCTTCAGCCGCATCGACCAGTCGATCGCCATGGGGGCGCTGTTCACGGCGCACCACTTGCAGGTCAAGGCGATTGCCGCGCTAACCGATTCCGGCGCCACGGCGCTCTGGATGAGCCGACACGGCATCAACATTCCCATTTATGCGATGACGCCCAACGTGGCCTCGCAGCGCAAGATGGCCCTGTACCGCAACGTGCAATCGCTGCCGCTGGCCAACAGCGCCGACCGCGACGAAGCGCTGCATCAGGCCGAAGAACTGCTGGTCGCGCGCGGTGTCGTGCAGCGCGGCGACTTCATCGTCCTGACCGTCGGCGAGCCGATGGGCCAGGCCGGCGGCACCAACACGCTCAAGATTGTTCGCGTCGGCATGCACTGA
- a CDS encoding YheT family hydrolase translates to MTHPSRHATPLELNLRALLAGPFEPHAFRSPWWLIGGNAQTIVPARLWRFPRIAYRRERWDTPDHDFIDLDWTTHETDANAPLVVMFHGLEGDSRSHYARLLMDALRARRWQGVIPHFRGCSGEMNLAPRMYHCGDGAEVAWILERLYRTVCQPQGRKLLVVGISLGGNALLRYLGEHGTDARYVSAAATVSAPLDMRAGGAALSKGFNMVYTRMFLRTLKDKANAKLDQHPGLYDRAAMMATRTLGQFDNLVTAPLHGFRDVLDYWTRASSKPVLREVRVPALVLNARNDPFLPGQHLPGAADVSPDITLDQPLHGGHVGFLLHHGKTGRVDWMPARVLRFFDDVLGRQANAEDALG, encoded by the coding sequence ATGACCCACCCGTCTCGCCACGCCACTCCTCTTGAACTGAATCTGCGCGCCCTGCTTGCGGGGCCGTTCGAGCCGCACGCGTTCCGCTCGCCGTGGTGGCTGATCGGCGGCAATGCGCAAACGATCGTGCCCGCGCGCCTGTGGCGCTTTCCGCGCATTGCGTATCGGCGTGAGCGCTGGGACACGCCCGACCACGACTTCATCGACCTCGACTGGACCACGCATGAGACCGACGCGAACGCGCCGCTCGTCGTCATGTTTCATGGCCTGGAAGGCGATTCGCGCAGCCATTACGCGCGGCTGCTGATGGACGCGCTGCGCGCACGCCGCTGGCAAGGTGTCATTCCACACTTCCGCGGTTGCTCGGGCGAGATGAACCTCGCGCCGCGCATGTACCACTGCGGCGATGGCGCGGAGGTTGCGTGGATCCTCGAACGCCTGTATCGGACGGTTTGCCAGCCGCAGGGCCGCAAGTTGCTGGTCGTCGGCATCTCGCTGGGCGGCAATGCGCTGCTGCGCTACCTCGGCGAGCACGGTACCGATGCCCGCTACGTGAGTGCGGCAGCGACGGTGTCTGCGCCGCTGGATATGCGGGCTGGCGGCGCAGCGTTGTCCAAGGGCTTCAACATGGTCTACACGCGGATGTTTCTGCGCACGCTCAAGGACAAGGCCAACGCCAAGCTCGACCAGCACCCGGGCCTGTACGACCGCGCCGCCATGATGGCCACGCGCACGCTGGGCCAATTCGACAATCTCGTCACCGCACCGCTGCACGGTTTTCGCGACGTGCTCGACTACTGGACGCGCGCTTCGTCGAAACCCGTGCTGCGCGAGGTACGTGTGCCGGCGCTGGTGCTGAACGCACGCAACGATCCGTTCCTGCCCGGACAACACCTGCCCGGCGCGGCCGACGTGTCGCCCGACATCACGCTGGACCAGCCGCTGCACGGCGGCCATGTCGGCTTCCTTCTGCACCATGGCAAGACTGGCCGCGTGGATTGGATGCCCGCCCGCGTCCTGCGCTTTTTCGATGACGTACTGGGCCGCCAAGCCAACGCGGAGGATGCTCTTGGATGA